In Paraburkholderia flava, one genomic interval encodes:
- a CDS encoding hotdog family protein yields MTHTIDTAPTLAHDAFPPIEAILPHRGTMLLLDRVSACSNEQLTAHATVNPAAWYVDADGAMPAWIGIELMAQAIAAHVGLLAMRAGGRARPGVLLGSRSYVAVLPAFARDAQLRIDAQELLRSEAGHGAYECTISCDGVRCAEAVIKVYQPPDFQTFIEGSFSS; encoded by the coding sequence ATGACCCACACAATCGACACCGCCCCGACTCTCGCGCACGACGCGTTTCCGCCGATCGAGGCGATCCTGCCGCATCGCGGGACGATGCTGTTGCTAGACCGCGTCAGCGCCTGCAGCAACGAACAGCTGACCGCGCACGCGACGGTGAATCCGGCAGCGTGGTACGTCGACGCCGACGGCGCGATGCCCGCATGGATCGGCATCGAACTGATGGCGCAGGCGATTGCCGCGCACGTGGGCCTGCTCGCGATGCGTGCGGGTGGCCGCGCGCGCCCCGGCGTGCTGCTCGGTTCGCGAAGCTACGTGGCCGTGCTGCCCGCGTTCGCCCGCGACGCGCAACTGCGCATCGACGCGCAGGAACTGCTGCGCAGCGAGGCGGGTCATGGCGCGTACGAATGCACGATCAGTTGCGATGGCGTGCGCTGTGCCGAAGCGGTGATCAAGGTGTACCAGCCGCCCGATTTCCAGACATTCATCGAAGGGAGTTTCAGTTCATGA
- a CDS encoding HAL/PAL/TAL family ammonia-lyase, giving the protein MAEHDLSCDVDSDAATAVTAVTIGGRQLTIEEVVAIARRRVPVALSSDTEWRARIERGAAFLRRHLAAGATVYGVNTGYGDACVVDVPPDLVEALPLQLTRYHGCGMGEHLDDAQTLAVIAARLNSLAYGYSGVRTVLLERLADLINHRVLPRIPSEGSVGASGDLTPLSYVAAALVGERDVLFNGTLRDAADVWAELDHAPLVLAPKEGLALMNGTAVMTGLACLAYARAAQLTRLAASLTALCTVALDGRAAHFDALLFEAKPHAGQMEAAAWIRADLAGRDDTPGHRLQDRYSIRCAPHVIGVARDALSWIRRDVENELNSANDNPLVDPGGERVLHGGNFYGGHIAFAMDALKTAVANLADLMDRQLALLVDDKFNNGLPRNLTGASPARAPINHGFKAVQISSSAWTAEALKLTMPASVFSRSTEAHNQDKVSMGTIAARDCLRVLQLTEQVAAAHTLAAVQAVELRRRVNDEPVPVALRALIADVRAQSAFVDEDRALEPDLRALTAAIADGAFGDGASRDGAQQGAPHA; this is encoded by the coding sequence ATGGCCGAACATGATCTGAGCTGCGACGTGGATAGCGACGCGGCAACCGCAGTCACCGCAGTCACGATAGGCGGCCGCCAGTTGACGATCGAAGAGGTCGTCGCGATCGCTCGACGGCGCGTGCCGGTCGCGCTCAGCAGCGACACTGAGTGGCGCGCACGGATCGAACGCGGCGCTGCGTTTCTGCGCCGACACCTCGCGGCCGGTGCGACCGTCTACGGCGTCAACACCGGATATGGCGACGCGTGCGTCGTGGACGTGCCGCCCGATCTCGTCGAAGCATTGCCGCTGCAGCTCACGCGCTATCACGGCTGCGGCATGGGCGAGCATCTCGACGATGCGCAGACGCTCGCCGTGATCGCCGCGCGGCTCAATTCGCTCGCGTACGGATACTCGGGCGTGCGGACGGTGCTGCTCGAACGGCTCGCGGATCTGATCAATCATCGCGTGCTGCCGCGCATTCCGTCCGAGGGTTCGGTCGGCGCGAGCGGCGACCTGACGCCGCTGTCGTATGTCGCGGCGGCGCTCGTCGGCGAACGCGACGTGCTGTTCAACGGAACGCTGCGCGATGCAGCGGACGTCTGGGCCGAGCTTGACCATGCGCCGCTCGTCCTCGCACCGAAGGAAGGGCTCGCGTTGATGAACGGCACGGCGGTGATGACGGGCCTCGCGTGTCTCGCCTACGCGCGTGCCGCGCAGCTCACGCGTCTCGCCGCGAGTCTCACCGCACTCTGCACGGTGGCGCTCGACGGCCGCGCCGCGCACTTCGACGCGTTGCTGTTCGAGGCGAAGCCGCACGCCGGCCAGATGGAAGCGGCCGCGTGGATTCGCGCCGATCTCGCTGGTCGCGACGATACGCCGGGACATCGTCTGCAGGATCGCTATTCGATTCGCTGTGCGCCGCATGTGATCGGCGTTGCGCGCGATGCGCTGTCGTGGATACGTCGTGACGTCGAGAACGAGCTCAACAGCGCGAACGACAATCCGCTCGTCGATCCCGGTGGTGAGCGCGTGCTGCACGGCGGCAACTTCTACGGCGGACACATTGCATTTGCGATGGACGCGTTGAAAACCGCCGTTGCGAATCTCGCGGACCTGATGGACCGGCAACTCGCATTGCTGGTCGACGACAAGTTCAACAACGGCCTGCCGCGCAATCTGACCGGTGCGTCGCCTGCGCGTGCGCCGATCAATCATGGCTTCAAGGCCGTGCAGATTTCGTCGTCCGCGTGGACCGCCGAGGCGCTGAAGCTGACGATGCCCGCGAGCGTGTTTTCACGCTCGACCGAGGCGCACAACCAGGACAAGGTCAGCATGGGCACGATCGCCGCGCGCGACTGTTTGCGCGTGCTGCAACTGACCGAGCAGGTAGCCGCCGCACACACGCTCGCGGCGGTGCAGGCGGTTGAATTGCGCCGACGTGTCAACGATGAGCCGGTTCCCGTCGCGCTGCGCGCGTTGATCGCGGATGTGCGGGCGCAGTCGGCTTTCGTCGACGAAGACCGTGCGCTTGAGCCGGACCTGCGTGCACTGACGGCTGCAATAGCTGATGGTGCATTCGGCGACGGCGCGTCACGCGATGGAGCGCAGCAAGGGGCGCCGCATGCCTGA
- a CDS encoding 3-ketoacyl-ACP reductase FabG2, which translates to MSRRVLVTGASRGIGRAIAYQLAADGFVVSVHCRTGRAEAEAVTAGIAAQGGTARVLQFDVRDRVACRTVLEADVAEHGAYYGIVCSAGVTRDAAFPALTDEDWDIVIETGLDSFYNVVHPLTMPMVRARNGGRIVTIASVSGVMGNRGQVNYSAAKAGLIGATKALSVELATRGITVNCVAPGLIDTGMLESVPLEHALKMVPMNRVGQPVEVASVVSFLMSDAASYVTRQVIGVNGGMV; encoded by the coding sequence ATGAGCCGGCGTGTTCTCGTTACCGGGGCCAGCCGCGGCATTGGCCGCGCCATTGCCTACCAGCTCGCTGCCGACGGCTTCGTGGTGTCGGTGCATTGCCGCACCGGTCGCGCCGAAGCCGAAGCGGTCACGGCCGGCATTGCCGCGCAGGGCGGCACCGCGCGCGTGCTGCAGTTCGACGTGCGCGATCGCGTCGCGTGCCGCACGGTCCTCGAAGCGGATGTCGCCGAGCACGGCGCCTACTACGGCATCGTGTGCAGCGCGGGCGTGACGCGCGATGCCGCGTTTCCCGCGCTCACCGACGAAGACTGGGACATCGTGATCGAAACCGGGCTCGACTCGTTCTACAACGTCGTCCATCCGCTGACGATGCCGATGGTGCGCGCGCGCAACGGCGGCCGGATCGTCACGATCGCATCGGTGTCCGGCGTGATGGGCAATCGCGGCCAGGTGAACTACAGCGCGGCGAAGGCCGGGCTGATCGGTGCGACGAAAGCGCTGTCGGTCGAACTCGCGACGCGCGGGATCACCGTGAACTGCGTCGCGCCTGGGCTGATCGATACGGGCATGCTCGAATCGGTGCCGCTCGAACACGCGCTGAAGATGGTGCCGATGAACCGCGTGGGGCAGCCGGTCGAAGTCGCATCGGTGGTGAGTTTTCTGATGTCGGATGCCGCGTCGTACGTGACGCGGCAGGTGATCGGCGTGAACGGCGGGATGGTCTGA
- a CDS encoding LolA family protein: protein MGALIRALAIVLCAATTVALAAEPAAQKAQTAPATQTTADTALVSQIAAHLAQAKGIRARFTQTQTLSAMKQPLVSHGSLLFFRERGVIWQIDAPYRTTYVITDAGVTEVNAQGRRIDTKNPRGSRGVAQVSGMMRAMLGGDLSALYAQFDVRAQGTPAQWRMQLTPNQPQIAQSLHGLQMEGGAYLQTLHIALANGDATQLDFADTTTVDTPTPAELALFGAR, encoded by the coding sequence ATGGGGGCGCTGATCCGGGCGTTGGCCATTGTGCTGTGCGCTGCGACGACCGTCGCGCTGGCCGCTGAACCGGCCGCACAAAAGGCACAGACCGCACCGGCTACGCAGACCACCGCCGACACCGCACTCGTGTCGCAGATCGCCGCGCATCTCGCGCAGGCGAAGGGCATCCGCGCGCGCTTCACGCAGACGCAAACACTCTCCGCGATGAAGCAGCCGCTCGTCAGCCACGGCTCGCTGCTGTTTTTTCGCGAACGCGGCGTGATCTGGCAGATCGACGCGCCGTATCGCACGACCTACGTGATTACCGACGCCGGTGTCACCGAAGTGAACGCGCAGGGTCGGCGCATCGACACGAAGAACCCACGCGGCTCACGCGGCGTCGCACAGGTATCGGGGATGATGCGCGCGATGCTCGGCGGCGATCTCTCGGCGCTGTACGCGCAGTTCGACGTACGCGCGCAAGGCACGCCCGCGCAGTGGCGCATGCAGTTGACGCCGAACCAGCCGCAGATCGCGCAGTCGCTGCACGGTTTGCAGATGGAAGGCGGCGCGTATCTGCAGACGCTGCATATCGCGCTCGCGAACGGCGACGCAACGCAGCTCGATTTCGCCGACACAACGACCGTCGATACACCGACGCCCGCCGAACTCGCGCTGTTCGGAGCTCGATGA
- a CDS encoding acyl-CoA thioesterase, with protein sequence MPDSHRVLTASATVEVPFHDVDAMNVCWHGHYLKYFEIGRAALLRAFDYDYPAMQASGYLWPIVEAHLKYVRPAVYGQRVDVRTELLEYENRLKIGYEIVDCASGERLTKGYTIQVAIDAATQELQFVSPPVVFEKLERIWGR encoded by the coding sequence ATGCCTGATTCCCACCGCGTGCTGACCGCCAGCGCCACCGTCGAAGTGCCGTTCCACGACGTCGATGCGATGAACGTGTGCTGGCACGGCCACTATCTGAAGTACTTCGAGATCGGCCGCGCTGCGCTGCTGCGCGCGTTCGACTACGACTATCCGGCGATGCAGGCATCCGGCTATCTATGGCCGATCGTCGAGGCGCATCTGAAGTACGTCAGGCCGGCGGTGTACGGTCAGCGCGTCGATGTGCGCACCGAACTGCTCGAATACGAGAACCGTTTGAAGATCGGCTACGAGATCGTCGACTGTGCCTCCGGCGAACGGTTGACCAAGGGGTACACGATCCAGGTAGCGATCGATGCGGCCACGCAGGAGCTGCAGTTCGTGTCGCCGCCGGTCGTATTCGAAAAGCTGGAGCGCATATGGGGGCGCTGA
- a CDS encoding MMPL family transporter, with protein MMSSTSSAKQIWAVRIAWLLLALVAAGYCASRFAGSSPLQTDLLALLPATEADPIAERAVDRLAAALGDRTVLLVTSRDAAHAKSAARQLRASLAASGAFRSVTADVPPFNLSAIAGLYLPYRFGLLAPEDRAALADPSTSLHDALAARLYNPVHAGLATPLADDPFGWLEHWLATLPLATSNLDLEDGLLVAHRGDATSVLVLATLPASAYDAKTQQAVRAAVAQSEAALAHAYADVSVARTGAVFYAQAARSDAEREVHRIGTLSACGIALLMLWVFRSPRLLLAGFVSTALGIVCALAATLAVFGQLHLLTLVFGASLIGEAVDYSIQYFVVYLDAPRASEKLSWDARRGARAVRPALAVALSTSLLGYAILACVPFPALKQIACFAIVGICTAFASVLWLLPALLVAPPKRSPQALFHTAARLLARWHAAIGGRRAWFVALLVLVVSVPGWLRLTSDDDIHLLIHRDPTLVAEEAQVRAAIGIDSGAQFFVVRGDTPEAVLERAEALGAKLDALTGDQQTGGWQSVTSFVPSARQQASDRALLAQRVFADPAKLRALLADAGFRDDVADSWLAAFGRSAGATLDVDRWLAAPWSQPFRHLWLGNMGSTGDGHAAIYAAVVIPQRVTTANEASLRDVAHDVQGVVFVDKAASVSRLFGAYRVDSGLWLAGALVLVTGLLMWRYTPRGGIATALPVLLAVAITLAVFGYARVPLTLFNWLALMLVLGVGANYAVFLREGARRADADLGAVWTGVLLSAATTLLSFGLLGMSDMPALQSFGGTLALGIGVSVLLAPIGMPSTTRRIA; from the coding sequence ATGATGTCCTCGACGTCGTCCGCGAAGCAGATCTGGGCCGTGCGCATCGCGTGGCTGCTGCTCGCGCTCGTCGCGGCAGGCTACTGCGCGTCGCGTTTCGCGGGATCGTCGCCGCTGCAGACCGATCTGCTCGCGCTGCTGCCGGCCACCGAAGCCGATCCGATTGCCGAGCGTGCGGTCGACCGGCTCGCTGCCGCGCTGGGTGATCGCACGGTGCTGCTTGTCACGAGCCGCGATGCGGCGCACGCGAAGTCCGCGGCGCGGCAACTGCGTGCATCGCTGGCGGCGAGCGGTGCGTTCCGTTCCGTCACGGCCGACGTGCCGCCGTTCAATCTGTCCGCCATCGCCGGGCTTTATCTGCCGTACCGCTTCGGACTGCTCGCACCAGAGGATCGTGCCGCACTCGCCGATCCGTCGACGTCGCTGCACGACGCACTCGCTGCAAGACTGTACAACCCGGTGCACGCGGGCCTTGCGACACCACTCGCCGACGATCCGTTCGGCTGGCTCGAACACTGGCTCGCGACGCTGCCGCTCGCGACGTCGAATCTCGATCTCGAAGACGGGCTGCTGGTCGCGCATCGCGGCGACGCGACGTCGGTGCTGGTCCTCGCAACGCTGCCCGCGTCGGCATACGACGCGAAGACACAGCAAGCCGTACGCGCAGCGGTCGCGCAAAGCGAAGCGGCATTGGCTCATGCGTATGCCGACGTATCGGTCGCGCGGACCGGCGCGGTGTTCTACGCACAGGCCGCGCGCAGCGATGCGGAGCGCGAGGTGCACCGGATCGGCACGCTGTCCGCATGCGGTATCGCGTTGCTGATGCTGTGGGTCTTCCGCTCGCCACGTTTGCTGCTGGCGGGATTCGTGTCGACCGCGCTCGGCATCGTCTGTGCGCTAGCCGCGACGCTTGCCGTGTTCGGTCAGCTGCATCTGCTGACGCTCGTGTTCGGCGCTAGCCTGATCGGCGAGGCGGTCGATTATTCGATCCAGTATTTTGTGGTCTATCTCGATGCACCTCGTGCGAGCGAAAAGCTCAGTTGGGACGCACGACGCGGCGCGCGTGCGGTACGTCCCGCGCTCGCGGTTGCGCTGTCGACGAGCCTGCTCGGTTACGCGATTCTCGCGTGCGTGCCGTTCCCTGCGCTGAAGCAGATCGCGTGCTTCGCGATCGTCGGGATCTGCACGGCATTCGCGTCGGTGCTGTGGCTGTTGCCCGCGCTTCTGGTCGCACCGCCGAAACGCAGTCCGCAGGCGCTGTTCCATACGGCCGCTCGACTGCTTGCGCGCTGGCACGCCGCGATTGGCGGACGCCGCGCGTGGTTCGTCGCGCTGCTCGTTCTCGTCGTGTCGGTGCCGGGCTGGCTGCGGCTGACGAGCGACGACGATATTCATCTGCTGATCCATCGCGATCCGACGCTCGTCGCCGAAGAAGCGCAAGTGCGCGCTGCGATCGGCATCGACAGTGGTGCGCAGTTCTTCGTCGTGCGGGGTGACACGCCCGAAGCCGTGCTCGAACGCGCGGAAGCGCTCGGCGCGAAGCTCGATGCACTGACCGGCGATCAGCAGACCGGCGGATGGCAATCGGTCACGTCGTTCGTGCCGTCGGCGCGGCAGCAGGCAAGCGACCGTGCGCTACTCGCGCAGCGCGTGTTCGCCGACCCCGCGAAGCTGCGCGCGCTGCTCGCCGACGCGGGCTTTCGCGACGACGTCGCCGACTCGTGGCTCGCGGCATTTGGGCGCTCGGCGGGTGCCACGCTTGACGTCGACCGTTGGCTCGCCGCGCCGTGGTCGCAGCCGTTCCGTCATCTGTGGCTGGGCAATATGGGCAGCACCGGCGATGGGCATGCTGCCATCTACGCCGCCGTGGTGATCCCGCAACGCGTGACAACCGCGAACGAAGCGTCATTGCGCGACGTTGCACATGACGTGCAAGGCGTCGTATTCGTCGACAAGGCGGCAAGCGTGTCGCGCCTGTTCGGTGCGTATCGCGTCGACAGCGGACTGTGGCTCGCGGGCGCGCTCGTGCTGGTGACCGGTCTGCTGATGTGGCGCTACACGCCGCGCGGCGGCATCGCCACCGCGCTGCCGGTGCTGCTGGCGGTGGCGATCACGCTCGCGGTGTTCGGCTATGCGCGCGTCCCGCTGACACTGTTCAACTGGCTGGCGCTAATGCTGGTGCTGGGCGTCGGTGCAAACTATGCGGTGTTCCTGCGCGAAGGTGCGCGCCGCGCGGACGCCGATCTCGGTGCGGTATGGACGGGCGTGCTGCTGTCGGCGGCGACGACGTTGCTATCGTTCGGCCTGCTCGGCATGAGCGACATGCCCGCGCTGCAAAGTTTCGGCGGCACGCTTGCGCTCGGTATCGGCGTATCGGTGCTGCTGGCGCCGATCGGCATGCCGTCGACGACGAGGAGAATCGCGTGA
- a CDS encoding glycosyltransferase family 2 protein has product MSFTPCIVIPIYNHKDAIGDTLARLAVHGLPFFVVDDGSDAATQQVLAGLAAHYAAQYAGSLTLLRLPQNGGKGAAVMAGLRAARAAGYTHALQIDADGQHDADDVPRFIDAARAEPDAVILGRPVYDASVPKARLYGRYLTHVWVWIETLSLTIRDSMCGFRLYPLDVVCALIEAVALPTRMDFDIAILVRLHWRRVQFRSIPTRVTYAADGVSHFDVLWDNVRISRGHVRLVAGMLLRLPILLARKVLPARQRNTAKPDDNTQHWWRIAERGSSLGMGLLALSCRWFGMGFTALWLHPVVAYFLLTGRAARDASRLYFTRLAEAAPDLATPRPGWSSAYRQMFSFARSGLDKLAAWSGRVDSSDVAFDDSTAFDALVASGRGALVIGAHLGNLEMTRALAARGAHTKVTAVVYTEHARRFNRVLASANSEFSRRLVEVGDFGPETSMLMQERIDAGELLVIVGDRVPARESGRTTDARFLGATAPFAQGPYVLAHALGCPVYLFFCLKEHDGERERYRLYFEPFAERIALPRRERAQHIAAWAQRYAARLEHYCRKAPYQWFNFFDFWARAPRVVPSGTTGQANGGANGRT; this is encoded by the coding sequence ATGAGCTTCACGCCATGCATCGTGATCCCAATCTACAACCACAAGGATGCGATCGGCGACACGCTTGCGCGTCTTGCGGTGCACGGCCTGCCGTTCTTCGTCGTCGACGACGGCAGCGACGCAGCGACGCAGCAGGTGCTTGCCGGTCTCGCCGCGCATTACGCTGCGCAGTACGCCGGATCGCTGACGCTGCTGCGCCTGCCGCAAAACGGCGGCAAGGGTGCGGCGGTGATGGCCGGTCTGCGCGCCGCCCGCGCGGCCGGTTACACGCACGCGTTGCAGATCGATGCGGACGGCCAGCACGACGCCGACGACGTGCCGCGTTTCATCGACGCCGCGCGCGCCGAGCCCGATGCAGTGATCCTCGGCCGCCCGGTCTACGACGCGAGCGTACCGAAAGCGCGCCTGTACGGCCGCTATCTGACGCACGTGTGGGTGTGGATCGAAACGCTGTCGCTGACGATCCGCGATTCGATGTGCGGCTTTCGTCTGTATCCGCTGGATGTCGTGTGCGCGTTGATCGAGGCCGTTGCGCTGCCGACGCGGATGGATTTCGACATAGCAATTCTGGTGCGGCTGCACTGGCGACGCGTGCAGTTCCGCTCGATCCCGACACGCGTCACTTACGCTGCCGACGGCGTGTCGCATTTCGACGTGCTATGGGACAACGTGCGCATCAGCCGCGGCCATGTGCGGCTCGTCGCAGGCATGCTGCTGCGGCTGCCGATACTGCTCGCGCGCAAGGTGCTACCGGCGCGTCAACGAAACACGGCTAAGCCCGACGACAACACACAACACTGGTGGCGCATCGCGGAACGCGGCAGTTCGCTCGGCATGGGACTGCTCGCGCTGAGTTGCCGCTGGTTCGGCATGGGTTTCACCGCGCTGTGGCTGCATCCGGTCGTCGCGTATTTCCTGCTGACCGGACGCGCAGCACGCGACGCATCGCGCCTCTACTTCACGCGTCTCGCCGAAGCGGCACCGGACCTCGCCACCCCACGTCCCGGCTGGTCGAGCGCGTACCGGCAGATGTTTTCGTTCGCGCGTTCGGGCCTCGACAAGCTGGCCGCATGGTCGGGCCGGGTCGACTCGTCCGATGTCGCGTTCGACGATTCCACCGCATTCGACGCGCTCGTCGCGAGCGGTCGCGGCGCGCTGGTGATCGGCGCGCACCTCGGCAACCTGGAGATGACGCGCGCACTTGCTGCACGCGGCGCGCACACGAAGGTCACGGCGGTGGTCTACACCGAACACGCGCGCCGCTTCAATCGCGTGCTGGCGTCGGCGAACAGCGAGTTCTCACGACGCCTCGTCGAGGTCGGCGATTTCGGTCCGGAAACTTCGATGCTGATGCAGGAGCGCATCGACGCGGGCGAACTGCTGGTGATCGTCGGCGACCGCGTGCCCGCGCGCGAGTCCGGCCGCACCACCGACGCACGCTTTCTCGGTGCGACCGCGCCGTTCGCGCAGGGGCCGTACGTGCTCGCGCATGCACTCGGCTGCCCGGTCTATCTGTTCTTCTGTCTGAAAGAGCACGACGGCGAGCGTGAACGCTACCGTCTGTATTTCGAGCCGTTCGCCGAGCGCATCGCACTGCCGCGCCGCGAGCGCGCGCAGCATATCGCCGCCTGGGCGCAGCGTTACGCCGCACGGCTCGAACACTATTGCCGCAAGGCTCCCTATCAATGGTTCAATTTCTTCGATTTCTGGGCGCGTGCGCCGAGGGTCGTTCCTTCCGGCACCACCGGACAGGCGAACGGAGGCGCGAATGGCCGAACATGA
- a CDS encoding beta-ketoacyl-ACP synthase encodes MKRVVITGMGGVTAFGNRWDEIEARLRSGRNAVRRMSEWDYFTSLHTRLACPLPGFVAPVDYPRKKTRSMGPVSMYAVRASELALEDAGLADDLSIRDGRMGVAYGSSSGSVAPIRAFGTMLETGSMSDVTSNSYVQMMPHTTAVNVSLFWDLKGRIVPTSCACASGSQAIGYAYETIAMGRQQLMLAGGAEELSGPAVAVFDTLYATSTRNDEPHLTPRPFDAKRDGLVVGEGAATLVLEEYEHAVARGARIHAEIVGFGCNSDGAHMTQPTAETMALAMRLALDDAKLPADAIAYVNAHGTSTDRGDIAESQATAQVFGERMPISSLKSYVGHTLGACGALEAWWTIEMMKHNWYAPTLNLTDVDPACAPLDYIVGTGREIDAEYVMSNNFAFGGINTSLVFRRAR; translated from the coding sequence ATGAAGCGTGTCGTCATAACCGGCATGGGCGGGGTCACGGCGTTCGGGAATCGCTGGGACGAGATCGAAGCACGCTTGCGCAGCGGTCGCAACGCGGTGCGGCGCATGAGCGAGTGGGATTACTTCACGTCGCTGCATACGCGGCTTGCGTGTCCGTTGCCGGGGTTTGTCGCGCCAGTCGACTATCCGCGCAAGAAGACGCGTTCGATGGGGCCTGTGTCGATGTACGCGGTACGCGCGAGCGAACTCGCGCTAGAAGACGCTGGCCTGGCCGACGACCTGTCGATTCGCGACGGCCGCATGGGCGTCGCCTACGGTTCGTCGTCGGGATCGGTCGCGCCGATCCGCGCATTCGGCACGATGCTCGAAACGGGCTCGATGAGCGACGTCACGTCGAACAGCTACGTGCAGATGATGCCGCACACCACGGCCGTCAACGTGAGCCTGTTCTGGGATCTGAAGGGGCGCATCGTCCCGACGTCGTGTGCGTGCGCGTCGGGCAGTCAGGCGATCGGCTACGCGTACGAAACGATTGCGATGGGCCGCCAGCAACTGATGCTCGCAGGCGGCGCAGAGGAACTGTCGGGACCGGCCGTCGCCGTGTTCGACACGCTGTATGCGACCAGTACCCGCAACGACGAACCGCATCTGACGCCGCGTCCATTCGACGCGAAGCGCGACGGCCTCGTCGTCGGCGAGGGGGCCGCGACACTCGTGCTCGAAGAGTACGAGCATGCGGTCGCGCGCGGCGCGCGGATTCACGCGGAGATCGTCGGTTTCGGCTGCAATTCGGACGGCGCGCACATGACGCAGCCGACCGCCGAAACGATGGCGCTCGCAATGCGTCTCGCGCTCGACGACGCCAAACTTCCCGCCGATGCGATCGCGTACGTGAATGCGCACGGCACGTCGACCGATCGCGGCGATATCGCGGAGAGCCAGGCGACGGCGCAGGTCTTCGGCGAACGGATGCCGATCAGTTCGCTGAAGAGCTACGTCGGCCACACGCTCGGCGCGTGCGGCGCGCTCGAGGCCTGGTGGACGATCGAGATGATGAAGCACAACTGGTACGCGCCGACGCTGAACCTGACCGACGTCGATCCGGCCTGCGCGCCGCTCGACTATATCGTCGGTACAGGCCGCGAGATCGACGCGGAGTACGTGATGAGCAACAACTTCGCGTTCGGCGGAATCAATACGTCGCTTGTGTTCAGGCGCGCCCGATGA
- a CDS encoding beta-ketoacyl-[acyl-carrier-protein] synthase family protein — protein sequence MNASPVYLHALGMINALGNDVDAIVPALAASDAPGMGVVSMSNGDAFVGRVLASLTSLDFAPPPALADYDCRNNRLLLAALTQIAPALDAARERYGAHRIGVVLGTSTSGIEVAETALAERARTGALPSAFRYRQMEIGTAAPFAAAALGIGGPAFTISTACTSSAKAFVSARRLLQLKLCDAVVVGGVDSLCELTVQGFGSLESTTVARTNPMSVNRCGINVGEGAAVFLMSREEGPVMLAGAGESSDAHHISAPDPHGTGGELALRAALADAGIAPSAVGYVNLHATATRKNDEMEAHLMARVFPDGVAASGTKPLTGHSLGAAGATELGFAWLTLARDDVALPLHLWDGEADAALPTLDLVEDQRFMPRTGGRQYAMSNSFAFGGSNVSLILGR from the coding sequence GTGAACGCGTCACCTGTCTATCTGCACGCACTCGGGATGATCAACGCGCTCGGCAACGACGTTGACGCGATCGTGCCCGCACTCGCCGCGAGCGACGCGCCCGGCATGGGCGTCGTGTCGATGAGCAACGGCGATGCGTTCGTCGGTCGCGTGCTCGCGTCACTTACGTCGCTGGATTTCGCGCCGCCGCCCGCGCTCGCGGACTACGACTGCCGCAACAACCGTCTGCTGCTCGCGGCACTCACGCAGATTGCACCGGCACTCGACGCGGCTCGCGAACGTTACGGCGCACATCGGATCGGCGTCGTGCTCGGCACCAGCACGTCGGGCATCGAAGTCGCCGAGACCGCGCTGGCAGAGCGTGCGCGGACGGGCGCGCTGCCGTCCGCATTCCGCTACCGGCAGATGGAAATCGGCACCGCTGCGCCGTTCGCGGCTGCCGCACTCGGCATCGGTGGTCCGGCGTTCACGATCTCGACTGCGTGCACGTCGAGTGCGAAAGCGTTTGTGTCGGCACGCCGTCTATTGCAGTTGAAGCTGTGCGACGCGGTGGTTGTGGGCGGCGTCGACTCGCTGTGCGAACTCACGGTGCAGGGTTTCGGCTCGCTCGAATCGACGACCGTGGCGCGGACCAATCCGATGAGCGTTAACCGCTGCGGGATCAACGTCGGCGAAGGGGCCGCCGTATTTCTGATGAGCCGCGAAGAAGGCCCGGTCATGCTCGCAGGCGCCGGCGAATCGAGCGACGCGCATCACATCTCCGCGCCCGATCCGCACGGCACCGGTGGCGAACTGGCGCTGCGCGCGGCACTCGCCGATGCGGGCATTGCCCCGTCGGCGGTCGGCTACGTGAACCTGCATGCGACCGCGACGCGCAAGAACGACGAGATGGAAGCGCATCTGATGGCGAGAGTCTTTCCGGACGGTGTGGCGGCAAGCGGGACGAAACCGTTGACCGGCCACTCGCTTGGCGCAGCAGGCGCGACCGAACTCGGTTTCGCATGGCTGACGCTGGCGCGCGACGACGTCGCGCTGCCACTCCATCTGTGGGATGGCGAAGCCGATGCCGCGCTCCCGACGCTCGATCTCGTCGAAGACCAGCGCTTCATGCCGCGCACAGGGGGACGGCAGTACGCGATGAGCAACTCGTTTGCCTTTGGCGGCAGCAACGTCAGTCTGATCCTCGGTCGATGA